In one window of Cyanobacteria bacterium GSL.Bin1 DNA:
- a CDS encoding DUF928 domain-containing protein — MRLQNLLLISAFLTNSLILSAQAQYRPPNEGGEEQQIDVQGTRRDSCMATKDFPQLLAPKNHIAVTASARPNLLIDFPTTFEVPVLIILSDRQGKVWYQEQIRAKFGISRIQLPKQEQQLLEGNYYWTLVIQCRSELALNPYARVEFQYRSLNLSPRLKSDPILLAEQGLWYDAIALAYRQDDDSVFQKLLCDAKIKDPC, encoded by the coding sequence ATGCGATTACAAAATTTACTGTTAATATCCGCTTTTCTAACGAATAGCTTAATCCTTTCTGCCCAAGCTCAATATCGCCCCCCCAATGAAGGCGGGGAGGAGCAACAGATTGACGTTCAAGGGACCCGTCGGGATTCTTGTATGGCTACGAAAGATTTTCCTCAATTACTAGCCCCTAAAAATCACATCGCTGTGACCGCTTCAGCTCGTCCGAATTTACTCATTGATTTTCCCACTACTTTTGAGGTTCCAGTGCTAATCATTTTAAGTGATCGGCAAGGAAAGGTTTGGTATCAAGAGCAGATACGGGCCAAATTTGGCATCAGTCGCATCCAACTTCCTAAGCAAGAGCAGCAATTGCTAGAAGGGAATTATTATTGGACATTGGTCATCCAGTGTCGCTCTGAGTTAGCCTTAAATCCTTATGCTCGCGTTGAATTTCAATATCGTTCCTTAAATTTATCCCCGAGACTGAAATCTGATCCAATTCTTTTAGCTGAGCAGGGGCTTTGGTATGATGCTATCGCTCTAGCCTACCGCCAAGATGACGATTCAGTGTTCCAGAAACTTCTGTGTGATGCAAAGATTAAAGACCCTTGCTAA
- a CDS encoding CHASE2 domain-containing protein, which yields MQRLKTLANWLPSWIGMGLLTALVILLIRGWGVLQILELSHYDLMFSMRSLVQSVARSPQIVIVGYTESDIRKLQEPILSDETLFTVLSKIFNQDPALVGLDFFRESPISHQPLKQLFQNESRLYLPARFLGSQQEQITAPDDVPLARVGDVSVPLDRNGILRRNFLSVCSQRQLSGDCATYHPSLALQLAEAYLAPKGITPQVTKEGQLQLGEAVFQQVLPNSGGYVDVASGGGYQVLVNWRSLEETFTTVTISEVLTGKINPELFRNRIVLLGSLAPSQEDLLATPYSRAFDAIFGVESIGFFTEQIIWSALGEKPNLKTVPEAGEWFLVWVWAGIALKGLAWFYSYLRNSLLKLFLLLSLSLTILTFLISFIGFLASWWIPFIPYAGVIFMAVLGQCFVLADQQRQRYLSHLERELAALQEELERTHQMQIAQEKSDSISFLGAKLAHDIRNVLGILQGNLNNSLATVEEMGWLFEDDEQWQELQESLTAMERNLHRIQDFVNSVLAYASDYGENAVTFTDLPSFLETVLAHAWEQSQGKAANVELFRDYDPLLNDQTIPILPFSLERALLNLLDNSFDALLARDQWEEASPLIQVVTRDRDAFVEIQIIDNGGGIDPDYQDHVFDLLFTSKSGSGTGLGLYIAYESVVKLHRGKLFLQETKEGRTCFSIGLPKQFREEL from the coding sequence ATGCAAAGATTAAAGACCCTTGCTAACTGGTTACCGTCATGGATTGGGATGGGACTCCTAACCGCTTTAGTGATCCTTCTCATTCGAGGGTGGGGGGTGCTGCAAATTTTAGAGTTATCCCATTACGATTTGATGTTTTCAATGCGCTCGTTAGTGCAATCAGTGGCGCGTTCCCCTCAAATTGTGATTGTGGGATATACTGAGTCCGATATTAGAAAGCTGCAAGAACCGATTTTATCTGACGAAACTCTATTTACCGTCCTCTCAAAGATTTTTAATCAAGACCCGGCGTTAGTGGGATTAGATTTTTTTCGGGAATCGCCAATTTCTCATCAACCCCTTAAGCAGTTATTCCAAAATGAATCTCGATTGTATCTTCCCGCCCGATTTTTAGGTTCCCAGCAAGAGCAAATCACTGCACCCGATGACGTTCCTCTGGCGCGAGTCGGCGATGTTAGCGTACCGCTCGATCGCAATGGCATCTTACGTCGCAATTTTTTATCGGTTTGTTCCCAGCGGCAACTCTCAGGAGATTGCGCTACCTATCACCCCTCCCTGGCACTCCAATTAGCAGAAGCTTATTTAGCCCCGAAAGGAATCACACCACAAGTCACTAAGGAAGGACAATTACAACTAGGAGAAGCAGTTTTCCAACAAGTCTTGCCGAACAGTGGCGGGTATGTTGATGTTGCCTCCGGAGGCGGCTATCAAGTTCTCGTGAATTGGCGCTCTCTAGAAGAAACCTTCACCACGGTTACGATATCGGAAGTCCTCACTGGAAAAATCAATCCAGAGTTGTTTCGGAATCGGATTGTCTTACTGGGATCACTTGCTCCTTCCCAAGAAGATTTATTGGCGACTCCCTATTCTCGAGCTTTTGATGCTATTTTTGGTGTTGAGAGTATTGGCTTTTTCACTGAGCAGATCATCTGGAGTGCTTTGGGAGAAAAGCCCAATTTAAAGACGGTTCCCGAAGCGGGAGAATGGTTTTTAGTATGGGTCTGGGCAGGGATAGCATTAAAGGGCTTAGCGTGGTTTTATTCTTATTTGAGAAATTCCTTACTCAAACTCTTTTTATTACTATCTCTTAGCTTAACAATCCTAACATTTTTAATTAGTTTTATCGGATTTTTAGCGTCTTGGTGGATTCCCTTTATTCCCTATGCAGGAGTGATATTTATGGCTGTGTTGGGGCAATGTTTCGTCCTTGCCGATCAGCAACGACAGCGCTACCTCTCGCATTTAGAAAGAGAGTTAGCAGCTTTACAGGAGGAACTTGAGCGAACTCATCAAATGCAAATCGCTCAAGAAAAAAGCGATTCTATTTCTTTTTTGGGGGCAAAACTGGCCCACGATATTCGGAATGTTTTAGGAATTTTGCAAGGGAATTTGAATAATAGTCTGGCGACTGTCGAGGAAATGGGTTGGCTTTTTGAAGACGATGAGCAGTGGCAGGAACTACAAGAATCATTAACAGCAATGGAGCGAAACTTACACCGAATTCAAGATTTTGTGAATAGTGTTTTAGCTTATGCTTCTGATTATGGAGAGAATGCGGTTACGTTCACTGACTTACCTTCTTTTTTAGAAACTGTATTAGCCCATGCTTGGGAACAAAGTCAGGGGAAAGCCGCCAATGTTGAACTGTTTCGAGATTATGATCCCTTACTCAACGATCAAACCATTCCCATTTTACCGTTTAGCCTGGAACGAGCTTTGTTAAATTTACTGGATAATAGTTTTGATGCTTTACTCGCGCGAGACCAATGGGAAGAAGCATCGCCATTGATCCAAGTGGTAACCCGCGATCGCGACGCTTTTGTTGAGATTCAGATTATTGATAATGGGGGAGGAATCGACCCTGATTATCAGGATCACGTATTCGATTTGCTATTTACGTCCAAATCAGGAAGCGGAACGGGACTCGGTTTATATATTGCCTATGAAAGCGTTGTTAAACTGCATCGCGGAAAACTTTTTTTACAGGAAACGAAGGAAGGACGAACTTGCTTCTCAATTGGCTTACCCAAGCAATTCCGAGAAGAACTTTGA
- a CDS encoding BamA/TamA family outer membrane protein: MAIAQLKEYLSVQEKLKFIFLNEKKSLKLLRLIFSLSFCFSDIASAQSTIRSIRFQGNTEFSNQKLQQLVKNWQGQPLTIRNLIQLRSKITDYYIKQGYITSAAYIPEQAIQEGIVTVQVVEGVLGPIQVQGVDNPLTQQSVRAKINRLVEEPLQETALEESLQLLQQDPRFEHVEAELVPTEQDGVSELIVALVPAPPWELSLETNNQQNPDFGEAQAGLTLTNQNFIGLGDRLEASYTKSEGINLWRVSYMIPFSGGAQKLAVGYRQNDVAVVKDLGGVEISSVADTFFVGIEQNLIANPSERLSVSLTFDLRDSQTYLDGEPFPFNLGTLEDDGKSRVRVLRLEGTYLKRGQDFTFLGRAQISAGLNGLNATENDFDFDGSFISWLGSAQYLQQVDENLIILGELATQLTGDALLPLEQLAIGGVDSVRGFERNSRSGDSGLLFSAELQWSVNEAVALVPFFDLGVVWNNRLDLEGINREVVSPSLLSSVGLGLRWQLTESLQIQGDLGIPLTAGEDLEQLGIVQLRYQINF, translated from the coding sequence ATGGCGATTGCTCAACTCAAGGAGTATCTTAGTGTACAAGAAAAATTAAAATTTATTTTCCTTAATGAAAAAAAAAGCTTAAAATTACTCCGACTCATTTTTTCTCTATCGTTCTGTTTCAGTGATATCGCTTCGGCTCAATCGACGATTCGGTCAATTCGGTTTCAAGGCAATACCGAATTTAGCAACCAAAAATTGCAGCAACTCGTGAAAAACTGGCAAGGACAACCCCTAACCATCCGAAATTTAATCCAACTCCGCAGCAAAATTACAGATTACTATATCAAGCAGGGGTATATTACTTCTGCTGCTTATATTCCTGAGCAAGCAATTCAGGAAGGGATCGTGACTGTCCAAGTGGTAGAGGGAGTTCTCGGACCCATACAAGTCCAAGGCGTGGATAACCCATTAACGCAGCAGTCTGTTCGCGCTAAAATTAATCGCTTAGTGGAGGAGCCGTTACAGGAAACGGCACTTGAAGAGTCTTTGCAGTTATTACAGCAAGATCCGCGATTTGAGCACGTTGAAGCAGAACTGGTCCCCACCGAGCAAGATGGGGTCAGTGAACTAATTGTTGCTTTAGTGCCAGCACCCCCTTGGGAGCTGAGCTTAGAAACTAATAATCAACAAAATCCCGATTTTGGCGAAGCTCAAGCTGGTCTTACCTTAACCAACCAGAATTTCATTGGATTGGGAGATCGCTTGGAAGCGAGTTATACCAAAAGTGAAGGGATTAATCTCTGGCGGGTCAGCTATATGATTCCCTTTAGCGGAGGAGCCCAAAAACTTGCTGTGGGCTACCGTCAAAATGATGTTGCTGTAGTGAAAGATTTAGGGGGAGTGGAGATTTCTTCTGTGGCCGATACCTTTTTTGTGGGAATTGAACAGAATCTAATTGCCAATCCCAGTGAACGGTTATCAGTCAGCTTAACCTTCGATCTTCGAGACTCCCAAACTTATCTGGATGGCGAACCATTTCCGTTTAATTTGGGAACGCTCGAAGATGATGGAAAAAGTCGAGTGCGAGTGTTGCGCTTAGAAGGAACGTATTTGAAGCGAGGGCAAGATTTTACCTTTCTCGGGCGAGCGCAAATTTCGGCAGGATTGAATGGGTTGAACGCGACAGAGAATGACTTTGATTTTGATGGCTCGTTTATCAGTTGGCTGGGGTCAGCGCAGTACCTGCAGCAGGTTGATGAAAATTTAATCATTTTAGGAGAATTAGCGACACAACTCACGGGCGATGCTTTACTCCCTCTCGAACAACTTGCCATTGGCGGGGTCGATTCGGTGCGAGGATTTGAGCGCAATTCTCGGAGTGGGGATAGCGGTCTTTTGTTCTCAGCGGAATTGCAGTGGTCAGTGAATGAGGCCGTGGCTCTGGTTCCCTTCTTTGACTTAGGTGTGGTTTGGAATAATCGCCTTGATTTAGAGGGAATCAATCGCGAGGTGGTTTCTCCCTCACTTTTGTCTAGCGTCGGTTTGGGATTGCGTTGGCAATTAACTGAGAGTCTACAAATACAAGGGGATTTGGGGATTCCTTTAACGGCAGGGGAGGACCTAGAACAGTTAGGAATCGTGCAATTACGATATCAAATCAATTTTTGA